From Bacillota bacterium, the proteins below share one genomic window:
- a CDS encoding nickel-dependent hydrogenase large subunit, translated as MSRKVVIDPVTRANNRGHVEITIEDGRMVDCRFATLVFRGFEIMLRGRDPRDAPYFTERICGICSSAHATAAAFALENLAGTHPPENGNLLRNLILAADTLQNHLRQFYLLGLLDYIPGPDHPPFSPRYRRDYRLSPQLNRRLLEHYFEAADMSRIAHEMLAVLGGKAPFQHAVLAGGATVPPDGAVLLDLQSKLNLISRFVKDKMVPDARVIAEAYPEYYELGKRPMRLLVFGMFPQDAKRKRFYFPGGVFDGDSFEVFDPAFIAEHLRYAYYEEDTRSDKPTARHTEPKPGKPGAYSWIKAPRYRGKAFEGGPLARLWILDKYRRGVSAMDRIMARVLETDMLCGLMNRWLEELEPDEPIFTPFEVPKAGEALGLTGSMRGCLLHYLRVEGGRIAGYNIITPSAWNFSPRDDNGEPGPVEEALLGTPVADPREPIELGRIIRSFDPCYSCATHLIISGKKIKEYIL; from the coding sequence TTGAGCAGGAAAGTGGTCATCGACCCGGTTACCCGGGCGAACAACCGGGGACACGTTGAAATAACCATTGAAGACGGCAGGATGGTGGACTGCCGGTTTGCCACTCTCGTTTTCCGGGGTTTTGAGATCATGCTCCGGGGGCGCGACCCCCGGGACGCCCCTTATTTCACCGAAAGGATATGCGGCATTTGTTCCAGCGCCCATGCGACGGCCGCCGCCTTCGCCCTGGAGAACCTTGCGGGAACCCACCCGCCGGAAAACGGCAACCTGCTCCGAAACCTCATTCTTGCCGCGGATACCCTTCAGAATCATCTCCGGCAATTCTATCTTCTCGGTCTGCTCGATTATATCCCCGGGCCGGACCACCCGCCCTTCAGCCCGCGTTACCGGCGCGATTACCGTCTTTCCCCGCAGTTAAACCGGCGGCTTTTGGAACACTACTTTGAGGCCGCGGACATGAGCCGTATCGCGCACGAGATGCTCGCCGTACTCGGGGGTAAAGCGCCGTTCCAGCACGCCGTCCTGGCCGGCGGCGCCACTGTGCCCCCCGACGGAGCGGTGCTGCTCGATCTGCAGTCCAAGCTCAACCTGATCAGCCGTTTTGTGAAGGATAAGATGGTTCCCGACGCCCGGGTCATCGCGGAAGCCTATCCGGAGTACTATGAACTCGGAAAACGGCCGATGCGTTTACTCGTTTTCGGCATGTTCCCTCAAGACGCCAAACGCAAGCGTTTTTACTTCCCCGGCGGTGTGTTTGACGGTGACAGCTTTGAAGTATTCGACCCGGCGTTCATCGCGGAGCACCTGCGCTACGCCTACTACGAAGAAGACACTCGTTCCGACAAACCCACCGCCCGGCATACCGAGCCAAAACCCGGAAAGCCCGGCGCCTACTCCTGGATCAAAGCCCCGCGCTATCGGGGCAAGGCGTTTGAGGGAGGGCCGCTGGCCCGCCTATGGATTTTAGACAAGTACCGGCGCGGTGTTTCGGCGATGGACCGGATCATGGCCCGGGTGCTGGAAACAGATATGCTCTGCGGCCTGATGAACCGATGGCTGGAGGAATTGGAACCGGACGAGCCGATTTTTACCCCTTTCGAAGTGCCTAAGGCCGGCGAAGCCCTCGGCCTGACCGGTTCCATGCGGGGGTGCCTCCTGCACTACCTCCGCGTCGAAGGCGGGCGGATTGCAGGCTACAACATCATCACGCCGTCCGCATGGAACTTCTCCCCCCGCGACGACAACGGGGAACCCGGCCCGGTGGAGGAGGCGCTCCTCGGCACACCGGTGGCGGACCCCCGGGAACCGATCGAATTGGGACGCATCATCCGTTCCTTCGACCCGTGTTATTCATGCGCGACGCATCTGATTATTTCGGGGAAAAAAATTAAAGAATATATTCTGTGA